The Bacteroidales bacterium genome contains a region encoding:
- a CDS encoding bifunctional nuclease family protein, translating into MQKIELKIVGLSYSHSQSSAYALILGEVNGNRRLPIIVGGLEAQAIAIEVEKLKPARPLTHDLFKTFAETFDIEIKEVVINKFQEGIFYSILVCEKDGETVELDSRTSDAVAIALRFNSPIYTYESIMSVGGIVLDPDEENKKISKEQGTDDSEFIDLSISNLNDLLLKAIEDENYERASIIRDEINKRKK; encoded by the coding sequence TTAAAAATAGTTGGTTTGTCTTATAGTCACTCTCAAAGTAGTGCTTATGCACTTATTTTGGGCGAAGTAAATGGAAACCGCCGTTTACCAATCATTGTGGGCGGGTTAGAAGCTCAGGCTATTGCCATTGAGGTTGAGAAATTAAAACCTGCTCGCCCATTAACTCACGATTTATTTAAAACTTTTGCTGAAACATTTGATATAGAAATTAAGGAAGTTGTTATTAATAAATTCCAAGAAGGGATTTTTTATTCGATACTAGTTTGTGAAAAAGATGGAGAAACTGTAGAATTAGACTCGCGCACCTCTGATGCCGTAGCTATTGCATTACGGTTTAATAGTCCAATCTATACCTATGAAAGCATAATGTCGGTAGGAGGAATTGTACTTGACCCTGATGAAGAAAACAAAAAGATATCAAAAGAACAAGGTACTGACGATAGTGAATTTATAGATTTAAGTATTAGTAATTTAAACGATCTATTACTTAAGGCAATTGAGGATGAAAACTACGAACGCGCCTCTATTATTCGCGACGAAATAAATAAAAGAAAAAAGTAA